The Pseudomonas sp. GD03919 region CTTCGGGTAAACTTGCAGGATTTTCACGCAGCCTTTGTGCGGCAATGAACCACCCGGGGACCTCTCGTGTTGCAAACCGACGTACTGATCATCGGCGCAGGCGCCGCCGGCCTCATGTGCGCTGCCACCGCCGCCGCTCGTGGCCGTCGGGTGCTGGTGCTCGACCACGCCAACAAGGCCGGCAAGAAGATTCTGATGTCCGGTGGTGGCCGCTGCAACTTCACCAACCTGTACTGCGAGCCGGGTAATTTCCTCTCCGGTAACCCGCACTTCTGCAAGTCTGCCCTGGCGCGCTTCACTCAATGGGACTTCATCGGCCTGGTGGCCAAGCACGGCGTGCCCTACCACGAGAAGAAACTCGGCCAGCTGTTCTGTGATAACAAGTCCAGCGACATCCTCGAGTTGCTGCTGGCCGAGTGTGCCGAGTCGGGTGCGGAGATTCGCCTGAACACGGCGGTGCAGCGTATCGAGAAACGCGAAGGCGGCTTCCTGCTGCACAGCGATCTTGGCGAGGTGGCTTGCCAATCCCTGGTGATCGCCACCGGCGGGTTGTCGATTCCAACCCTCGGCGCCACCGGCTTCGGCTATCAGGTGGCCAGGCAGTTCGGTCACGAACTGCTGCCGACTCGCGCCGGGCTGGTACCCTTCACCATCACCGAACCGCAGCTCAAGGCGTTGTGCACGGAGCTTTCCGGCACTTCGGTGGAAGACTGCCGGGTGAGCTGCAACGGCCAGAGCTTCGTCGAGAACATCCTGTTCACCCATCGTGGCCTGTCCGGTCCGGCGATTCTGCAGATTTCATCCTACTGGCAGCCAGGTGACACCCTGCACATCGACTTGCTGCCGCATATCGACCTGCCCGAGTGGCTGGCCACGCAGCAGCGCGAACGTGGCAACAGCGAGCTGAAAACCCTGCTGGCCGAGTTGTTCACCAAGAAGATGGCAACGCTGCTGGTGGACAGCTGGTTCACCAACAAACCGATGAAGCAGTACACCGCTGGCGAGCTGAAGGCGATTGCCGAAAGGCTCTCCGACTGGCAACTGGTACCGGCCGG contains the following coding sequences:
- a CDS encoding NAD(P)/FAD-dependent oxidoreductase; translation: MLQTDVLIIGAGAAGLMCAATAAARGRRVLVLDHANKAGKKILMSGGGRCNFTNLYCEPGNFLSGNPHFCKSALARFTQWDFIGLVAKHGVPYHEKKLGQLFCDNKSSDILELLLAECAESGAEIRLNTAVQRIEKREGGFLLHSDLGEVACQSLVIATGGLSIPTLGATGFGYQVARQFGHELLPTRAGLVPFTITEPQLKALCTELSGTSVEDCRVSCNGQSFVENILFTHRGLSGPAILQISSYWQPGDTLHIDLLPHIDLPEWLATQQRERGNSELKTLLAELFTKKMATLLVDSWFTNKPMKQYTAGELKAIAERLSDWQLVPAGTEGYRTAEVTLGGVNTDEVSSKTLESLKVPGLYFIGEVLDVTGHLGGFNFQWAWASGYAAAQYV